In a single window of the Osmerus eperlanus chromosome 4, fOsmEpe2.1, whole genome shotgun sequence genome:
- the ube2t gene encoding ubiquitin-conjugating enzyme E2 T isoform X3 codes for MHRAKEGSSSDDVQRGKFEEINQTRMQKISRLKRELQLLTTEPPPGIMCWQTEGQMDDLRAHIIGGSGTPFEGGVFLLEIKVPERYPFEPPQIRYLTPIYHPNIDNAGRICHDALKLPPKGAWKPSLNIPTVLTFLQLMMAEPNPDDPLMADIGVVESKEDGKKEEKSLSRKRDTPSGQEQPGVGPQEPKRGCV; via the exons ATGCATAGAGCCAAGGAAGGGTCGAGTTCAGATGACGTACAACGTGGGAAATTCGAAG AGATAAATCAGACAAGGATGCAGAAGATCTCTCGTCTGAAGCGCGAGCTCCAGCTACTAACCACCGAACCTCCGCCAGGGATAATGTGCtggcagacagagggacagatggaCGATCTCCGGGCGC ACATAATTGGTGGGTCGGGAACTCCATTTGAAGGAGGTGTCTTCTTATTGGAGATCAAGGTCCCCGAAAG GTATCCATTTGAGCCTCCCCAAATCCGGTACCTGACACCTATATACCACCCCAACATTGACAACGCTGGACGCATCTGCCATGACGCCCTCAAGCTACCGCCCAAG GGTGCGTGGAAGCCTTCCCTCAACATCCCGACGGTCCTCACTTTTCTTCAGCTGATGATGGCAGAACCCAACCCAGATGATCCCCTCATGGCCGATATA ggaGTAGTAGAGTCAAAGGAGGATGGCAAAAAGGAAGAGAAGTCGCTGTCCCGGAAGAGAGACACCCCGAGTGGGCAGGAGCAGCCAGGGGTGGGGCCTCAGGAACccaagagagggtgtgtgtag
- the ube2t gene encoding ubiquitin-conjugating enzyme E2 T isoform X2, which produces MQKISRLKRELQLLTTEPPPGIMCWQTEGQMDDLRAHIIGGSGTPFEGGVFLLEIKVPERYPFEPPQIRYLTPIYHPNIDNAGRICHDALKLPPKGAWKPSLNIPTVLTFLQLMMAEPNPDDPLMADISSEFKYNKQLYLDKARKWTQKHAMQKNIGVVESKEDGKKEEKSLSRKRDTPSGQEQPGVGPQEPKRGCV; this is translated from the exons ATGCAGAAGATCTCTCGTCTGAAGCGCGAGCTCCAGCTACTAACCACCGAACCTCCGCCAGGGATAATGTGCtggcagacagagggacagatggaCGATCTCCGGGCGC ACATAATTGGTGGGTCGGGAACTCCATTTGAAGGAGGTGTCTTCTTATTGGAGATCAAGGTCCCCGAAAG GTATCCATTTGAGCCTCCCCAAATCCGGTACCTGACACCTATATACCACCCCAACATTGACAACGCTGGACGCATCTGCCATGACGCCCTCAAGCTACCGCCCAAG GGTGCGTGGAAGCCTTCCCTCAACATCCCGACGGTCCTCACTTTTCTTCAGCTGATGATGGCAGAACCCAACCCAGATGATCCCCTCATGGCCGATATA TCATCTGAATTCAAGTACAACAAGCAGCTGTACCTGGATAAGGCCAGGAAATGGACACAGAAACACGCCATGCAAAAAAACATA ggaGTAGTAGAGTCAAAGGAGGATGGCAAAAAGGAAGAGAAGTCGCTGTCCCGGAAGAGAGACACCCCGAGTGGGCAGGAGCAGCCAGGGGTGGGGCCTCAGGAACccaagagagggtgtgtgtag
- the ube2t gene encoding ubiquitin-conjugating enzyme E2 T isoform X1 has protein sequence MHRAKEGSSSDDVQRGKFEEINQTRMQKISRLKRELQLLTTEPPPGIMCWQTEGQMDDLRAHIIGGSGTPFEGGVFLLEIKVPERYPFEPPQIRYLTPIYHPNIDNAGRICHDALKLPPKGAWKPSLNIPTVLTFLQLMMAEPNPDDPLMADISSEFKYNKQLYLDKARKWTQKHAMQKNIGVVESKEDGKKEEKSLSRKRDTPSGQEQPGVGPQEPKRGCV, from the exons ATGCATAGAGCCAAGGAAGGGTCGAGTTCAGATGACGTACAACGTGGGAAATTCGAAG AGATAAATCAGACAAGGATGCAGAAGATCTCTCGTCTGAAGCGCGAGCTCCAGCTACTAACCACCGAACCTCCGCCAGGGATAATGTGCtggcagacagagggacagatggaCGATCTCCGGGCGC ACATAATTGGTGGGTCGGGAACTCCATTTGAAGGAGGTGTCTTCTTATTGGAGATCAAGGTCCCCGAAAG GTATCCATTTGAGCCTCCCCAAATCCGGTACCTGACACCTATATACCACCCCAACATTGACAACGCTGGACGCATCTGCCATGACGCCCTCAAGCTACCGCCCAAG GGTGCGTGGAAGCCTTCCCTCAACATCCCGACGGTCCTCACTTTTCTTCAGCTGATGATGGCAGAACCCAACCCAGATGATCCCCTCATGGCCGATATA TCATCTGAATTCAAGTACAACAAGCAGCTGTACCTGGATAAGGCCAGGAAATGGACACAGAAACACGCCATGCAAAAAAACATA ggaGTAGTAGAGTCAAAGGAGGATGGCAAAAAGGAAGAGAAGTCGCTGTCCCGGAAGAGAGACACCCCGAGTGGGCAGGAGCAGCCAGGGGTGGGGCCTCAGGAACccaagagagggtgtgtgtag